From Pseudomonas hefeiensis, one genomic window encodes:
- a CDS encoding ZIP family metal transporter has protein sequence MDQPTSRIRSPWRTWLDPVQNNLLLGVSFWLGLVVVAALLLYSGYNALVGADRHNLGYAVLGGTAGFAATALGALMAVVLRDISSRTQDIMLGFAAGMMLAASSFSLILPGIEAAQNIVGNQLLAAFVVVLGLGLGVALMIGLDRFVPHEHEVSGRRGPQSERINRVWLFVLAITLHNLPEGMAIGVSFANGDLRVGMPLTTAIAIQDIPEGLAIAMALRVTGISALRAALIAVGSGLMEPLGAVIGLGMSSGVAVAYPISLGLAAGAMIFVVSHEVIPETHRNGHETPATLGLMMGFAVMMFLDTALG, from the coding sequence ATGGACCAGCCCACCTCCCGGATCCGATCGCCCTGGCGTACCTGGCTGGATCCTGTGCAAAACAACCTGCTGCTGGGGGTGAGCTTCTGGCTGGGGCTGGTGGTGGTCGCCGCGTTACTGCTCTACAGCGGTTACAACGCATTGGTAGGGGCCGACCGTCATAATCTGGGGTATGCGGTACTGGGCGGCACCGCCGGTTTTGCCGCCACCGCCCTGGGCGCGTTGATGGCGGTGGTGCTGCGGGATATCTCCTCGCGCACCCAGGACATCATGCTCGGTTTCGCCGCCGGCATGATGCTCGCCGCCAGTTCGTTTTCGCTGATCCTGCCGGGTATCGAAGCGGCACAAAATATCGTTGGCAATCAGTTGCTCGCCGCGTTTGTCGTGGTGCTCGGCCTGGGCCTGGGCGTGGCCCTGATGATCGGCCTTGACCGGTTCGTGCCCCACGAACACGAAGTGAGTGGCCGGCGCGGTCCGCAATCGGAACGCATCAACCGTGTCTGGTTGTTCGTACTCGCCATCACCTTGCACAACTTGCCCGAAGGCATGGCCATCGGCGTGAGTTTTGCCAATGGTGATCTGAGGGTCGGCATGCCCCTGACCACCGCCATTGCGATTCAGGACATCCCCGAAGGACTTGCCATCGCCATGGCGCTGCGGGTCACCGGGATCAGCGCGCTGCGTGCTGCGTTGATCGCGGTGGGCTCGGGACTGATGGAGCCGCTGGGCGCGGTGATCGGGCTGGGCATGTCCTCGGGCGTGGCTGTGGCGTATCCCATCAGCCTGGGGTTGGCGGCGGGGGCCATGATCTTTGTGGTGTCTCACGAAGTGATTCCGGAAACCCACCGCAACGGCCACGAAACGCCCGCCACGCTGGGGTTGATGATGGGGTTTGCGGTGATGATGTTTCTCGACACGGCACTGGGTTAG
- a CDS encoding phage holin family protein — MNRPDPDIQRPVGTSMPDNDASVVGLLKQLTHEVPSLFTKELALAKAEFQASLNTLKAGIAGVAGGAIVLLAGFIILLMAVVYGLSTIMQPWLAALIVGGVVMIIGFIMVQSGKKQFEPSHFKPDRTLDALNKDQQALRRKVS; from the coding sequence ATGAACCGACCAGACCCAGATATTCAGCGTCCCGTCGGGACGTCGATGCCCGATAACGATGCTTCGGTGGTGGGGTTGTTGAAGCAATTGACCCATGAAGTCCCCTCGCTCTTTACCAAGGAGCTGGCGCTGGCCAAGGCCGAATTCCAAGCGAGCCTGAACACTTTGAAAGCGGGTATCGCCGGGGTGGCTGGTGGGGCGATCGTGCTTCTGGCCGGTTTTATCATCCTGTTGATGGCGGTGGTCTATGGCTTGAGCACGATCATGCAGCCCTGGCTCGCGGCGTTGATCGTCGGCGGGGTGGTCATGATCATCGGTTTTATCATGGTGCAGTCGGGCAAGAAGCAATTCGAACCCTCCCACTTCAAGCCTGACCGAACGCTCGATGCGCTGAACAAAGACCAGCAAGCCCTGCGGAGGAAAGTCTCATGA
- a CDS encoding DUF3618 domain-containing protein produces MKDQFTTESQKSPETIEREIDEQRAHISHIVDALGSKFTPGQMLDQALTLVKGNGSQFFGNLGTTVRNNPVPTVLTTVGLCWLMLGQNHPPRVGYRVGPDQDASGWSEGLAGGLDSAKEHLHSTTDSLRDGFHHLKDKASHLADGLGASASHARSKAHETGERMAHGSQDLGDQFSRLLKEQPLMMAAAGIALGAMLGAALPSTATEQRVMGKTSADLADKARQAAREGYATVRDSVSKTTEHRDEASPRAQARSATDLSDGLGTS; encoded by the coding sequence ATGAAGGATCAATTCACAACCGAATCCCAAAAGAGCCCGGAAACCATCGAGCGCGAGATCGACGAGCAACGGGCCCACATCAGCCATATCGTCGATGCCCTGGGCAGCAAGTTCACGCCGGGACAGATGCTCGACCAGGCGCTGACTCTGGTCAAAGGCAACGGGTCGCAGTTTTTCGGCAACCTGGGCACCACTGTGCGCAATAACCCGGTGCCCACCGTGCTGACCACGGTGGGGTTGTGCTGGCTGATGCTCGGACAGAACCATCCTCCACGTGTTGGCTATCGCGTCGGCCCGGACCAGGATGCCAGCGGCTGGAGCGAAGGGCTTGCCGGTGGCCTGGACAGCGCCAAGGAGCATCTGCACAGCACCACGGATTCGTTGCGCGACGGGTTTCATCATCTCAAGGACAAGGCTTCGCATCTGGCCGACGGTTTGGGTGCCAGCGCCAGTCATGCCCGAAGCAAAGCTCATGAGACGGGTGAGCGCATGGCCCATGGCTCGCAGGACCTGGGTGATCAATTCAGCCGTCTGCTCAAGGAACAACCGTTGATGATGGCGGCGGCGGGAATTGCTCTGGGTGCCATGCTCGGCGCCGCGCTGCCCAGTACCGCCACTGAACAGCGGGTGATGGGCAAGACCAGCGCCGATCTGGCCGACAAGGCCAGGCAAGCGGCCCGCGAGGGCTATGCAACGGTGCGCGATAGCGTGAGCAAAACGACCGAGCATCGTGACGAAGCCTCACCGCGTGCTCAGGCGCGTTCCGCTACGGACCTGTCTGACGGGCTGGGCACTTCATAA
- the glsB gene encoding glutaminase B, with amino-acid sequence MQALLNEILDAVRPLIGQGKVADYIPALGTVAANQLGIAVYGNDGEMYCSGDAETPFSVQSISKVFSLAQAIGHSGEAIWERLGHEPSGQPFNSLVQLEFERGRPRNPFINAGALVICDINQSRFAAPALSMRDFVRRLSGNPQVMVDGKVAESEYQHRARNAAMAYLMQSFGNFHNDVEAVLRSYFSHCALRMSCIDLARAFCFLANDGFCKHSGEQILSARQTQQVNSIMATSGLYDEAGNFAYRVGLPGKSGVGGGIVAVVPGRFTVCVWSPELNVAGNSLAGMAALELLSQRIGWSVF; translated from the coding sequence ATGCAAGCATTGTTGAACGAGATCCTCGATGCGGTTCGCCCCCTGATAGGTCAGGGCAAGGTGGCCGACTACATTCCAGCCCTGGGCACCGTTGCGGCCAATCAGTTGGGCATCGCCGTCTACGGCAACGACGGCGAGATGTATTGCTCAGGCGACGCTGAAACGCCGTTTTCGGTGCAGAGTATTTCCAAGGTTTTCAGCCTGGCGCAGGCCATTGGCCATTCCGGCGAGGCAATCTGGGAGCGATTGGGCCATGAGCCGTCCGGCCAGCCCTTCAATTCTTTGGTGCAACTGGAGTTCGAACGCGGTCGGCCGCGCAACCCGTTCATCAACGCCGGTGCCTTGGTGATCTGCGACATCAACCAGTCGCGTTTCGCCGCACCAGCTCTTTCGATGCGCGATTTCGTACGACGCCTGTCGGGCAATCCGCAGGTCATGGTGGACGGCAAGGTCGCTGAGTCGGAATACCAGCACCGCGCCCGCAATGCGGCGATGGCCTACCTGATGCAGTCCTTCGGTAATTTTCATAACGATGTGGAAGCGGTGCTGCGCAGCTATTTCAGTCACTGCGCATTGCGTATGAGCTGCATCGACCTGGCCCGGGCATTTTGCTTTCTGGCCAACGACGGGTTCTGCAAACACAGCGGCGAACAGATCTTGAGTGCCCGCCAGACCCAGCAGGTCAATTCCATCATGGCCACCAGTGGGCTGTACGATGAGGCCGGCAATTTTGCCTATCGCGTTGGCCTGCCGGGCAAGAGCGGGGTGGGCGGCGGGATTGTTGCCGTGGTGCCGGGGCGTTTCACGGTGTGCGTCTGGTCGCCGGAACTCAACGTTGCCGGCAATTCCCTGGCGGGCATGGCGGCGCTGGAATTGCTCAGCCAACGGATCGGCTGGTCAGTGTTTTAA
- a CDS encoding DNA topoisomerase III — MQLYLCEKPSQAKDIAAVLGATRRGDGCWLGANVTVTWCIGHLLETAPPDAYDARYKRWVLADLPIVPTQWKMTVKPKTAGQYKAVKRLLGEAKSLVIATDADREGEMIARELVEHCRYRGPIQRLWLSALDEASIRKALAALKPGAETFNLYHSALGRSRADWLIGMNMSRLFTLLGRQSGYQGVLPVGRVQTPTLRLVVDRDRSIADFVPVAYWAIDVQLRHDGTVFTAQWRADPDACDDQERCLNQALARDAALAMSNAATARVMKVRTERLREAAPLPFDLGTLQEVCSKKLGLGAQETLDIAQSLYETYKLITYPRSDCGFLPLSQHSEAAAILAALAQADPGLAPLREHLQPQRKSRAWNDAKVSAHHGIIPTAAAKNLDKLAGKQRAVYTLIRARYLAQFLPNHEYDRTQADFDCAAQALRAVGKQIVEPGWKRALPEALAPARGREAPAPQTLPALVEGRDCTVDEVKPKDLWTQPPKPFTEGDLIKAMKNVARLVEDPLLKQKLKDTTGIGTEATRASIIQGLLERGYLVKNGKALSATPAAFSLIDAVPRAIADPGTTAIWEQALDMVQSGEMSLEEFVTRQAAWMSKHIARCQGMNLTINGPASPAGRGATPWKNKRKPAKRKAKGAPRKTPKAT; from the coding sequence ATGCAGCTGTACCTGTGTGAAAAACCGTCCCAGGCCAAGGACATCGCTGCCGTGCTCGGTGCCACGCGGCGCGGTGACGGTTGCTGGCTGGGCGCGAACGTCACAGTCACCTGGTGCATCGGCCATCTGCTGGAAACCGCCCCGCCGGACGCCTACGATGCCCGCTACAAGCGCTGGGTACTGGCAGACCTGCCTATCGTGCCGACGCAGTGGAAAATGACCGTCAAACCGAAAACCGCGGGCCAGTACAAGGCGGTCAAGCGCCTGTTGGGGGAAGCCAAGTCGCTGGTCATCGCCACCGACGCCGACCGTGAAGGCGAAATGATCGCCCGTGAACTGGTGGAGCATTGCCGCTATCGCGGGCCGATCCAGCGGCTGTGGCTGTCAGCCCTGGACGAAGCGTCGATCCGCAAGGCCCTGGCCGCACTCAAGCCGGGCGCCGAAACCTTCAACCTCTACCATTCGGCTCTCGGCCGCTCCCGGGCCGACTGGCTGATCGGCATGAACATGAGCCGCCTGTTCACTCTGCTCGGGCGCCAGTCCGGTTATCAGGGCGTGCTGCCGGTAGGCCGCGTGCAGACACCCACCCTGCGACTGGTGGTGGATCGTGACCGCAGCATCGCGGATTTCGTGCCGGTCGCCTACTGGGCCATCGACGTGCAACTGCGCCACGACGGCACCGTCTTCACTGCCCAGTGGCGCGCCGACCCGGATGCCTGCGACGACCAGGAGCGTTGCCTGAACCAGGCCCTGGCCCGCGACGCTGCCCTGGCCATGAGCAACGCTGCTACCGCCCGGGTGATGAAAGTGCGTACCGAGCGCCTGCGCGAAGCGGCGCCGTTGCCGTTTGACCTGGGTACCCTGCAGGAAGTCTGCTCGAAGAAACTCGGCCTCGGTGCCCAGGAAACCCTGGACATTGCCCAGTCGCTGTACGAGACCTACAAGCTCATCACCTATCCGCGCAGCGATTGCGGTTTCCTGCCTTTGAGCCAGCACAGCGAAGCTGCGGCCATCCTCGCCGCCCTCGCCCAAGCCGACCCGGGTCTTGCGCCACTGCGCGAGCACTTGCAGCCGCAGCGCAAATCCCGGGCCTGGAACGACGCCAAGGTCAGCGCCCACCACGGCATCATCCCCACCGCGGCGGCGAAGAACCTCGACAAGCTCGCCGGCAAGCAGCGGGCCGTCTATACGCTGATACGGGCGCGATACCTGGCGCAGTTCCTGCCCAACCACGAATACGACCGGACCCAGGCCGACTTCGACTGCGCCGCCCAGGCACTGCGGGCCGTGGGCAAGCAGATCGTCGAACCCGGCTGGAAACGCGCCCTGCCCGAAGCGCTGGCCCCGGCACGAGGCCGTGAAGCACCGGCACCACAAACCTTGCCGGCCTTGGTCGAAGGTCGCGACTGCACCGTCGACGAGGTGAAACCCAAGGACCTGTGGACGCAGCCCCCCAAGCCGTTCACCGAGGGCGACCTGATCAAGGCGATGAAGAACGTTGCCCGGCTGGTGGAGGACCCGCTGCTCAAGCAAAAGCTCAAGGACACCACCGGCATCGGCACCGAAGCGACCCGGGCCTCGATCATCCAGGGCCTGCTCGAGCGCGGTTATCTGGTGAAAAACGGCAAGGCCTTGTCCGCCACACCGGCGGCCTTCAGCCTGATTGATGCGGTGCCCCGTGCCATCGCCGATCCAGGCACCACCGCCATCTGGGAGCAGGCGCTGGACATGGTGCAAAGCGGTGAAATGAGCCTGGAAGAATTCGTGACCCGCCAGGCCGCCTGGATGAGCAAACACATCGCTCGCTGCCAGGGCATGAACCTGACCATCAACGGCCCGGCCAGCCCTGCCGGCCGTGGGGCCACCCCATGGAAAAACAAACGCAAGCCGGCCAAGCGCAAGGCCAAGGGCGCACCTCGCAAAACGCCCAAGGCCACCTGA
- a CDS encoding response regulator, with product MNSMPKGNGQATARLILVVEDDQTILEFLCEILQDEGFAVEPRESADAALEFLELSADDVDLLLTDITMPGKLDGADLANLTGERWPQIPLLIMSGFETPESAGIKHHASFIAKPWALGQMLDLVESTVKNHSVH from the coding sequence ATGAATTCGATGCCAAAGGGCAACGGACAGGCGACCGCGCGTTTGATTCTTGTCGTAGAAGATGATCAGACGATTCTGGAGTTTCTGTGCGAAATCCTGCAGGACGAGGGCTTTGCCGTGGAGCCCCGGGAAAGCGCCGACGCGGCGTTGGAGTTCCTTGAGCTGAGCGCTGACGATGTGGACTTGTTACTCACCGATATCACCATGCCGGGCAAGCTGGACGGCGCGGACCTGGCCAATTTGACCGGTGAGCGGTGGCCGCAGATACCCTTGTTGATCATGTCCGGTTTTGAAACCCCGGAGAGCGCCGGGATCAAGCACCACGCCTCGTTCATCGCCAAGCCCTGGGCGCTGGGGCAGATGTTGGATCTGGTGGAGAGCACGGTGAAAAATCATTCTGTGCATTGA
- a CDS encoding MFS transporter yields MSEHVQSLEATRSAGTSQETQKVIFASSLGTVFEWYDFFLYGALAAVISKQFFAGVNDTTAFIFALMAFAAGFIVRPFGALVFGRLGDMIGRKYTFLATIVLMGLATFCVGLLPNYASIGIAAPIILVVLRMLQGLALGGEYGGAATYVAEHAPMGKRGFHTSWIQSTATLGLLLSLLVVLGCRYFTGDQFEVWGWRIPFLLSIVLLGISTWIRLSLHESPSFLKMKEEGKCCKAPIRESFGKWENLKVVLIALFSINAGQAVTFYAAQFYVLFFLTQFLKMDPALANSLLIVSVVIGAPFFIFFGWLSDKVGRKPVLMIGLLLATALYFPIFKTLAHYANPAIDLASRQAPITVIADPATCTFQFDPVGKARFDSPCDKVKTFLVKQGLPYSSVAAPAGSDVQVSVGDVKLEGYDEAALRGAVTLAGYPQQADAQQINRPMIVALIVALIIISAMCYGPLAALMVELFPTRIRYTSMSLPYHIGNGWFGGFLPTVSFALVVYTGDIFYGLWYPVVITGVSLVVGMICLRETRNVDLDKN; encoded by the coding sequence ATGTCTGAACATGTTCAGTCCCTGGAAGCCACGCGCAGCGCCGGCACCAGCCAGGAAACCCAGAAAGTCATCTTCGCCTCGTCCTTGGGGACGGTGTTCGAGTGGTACGACTTTTTCCTCTATGGCGCCCTGGCGGCGGTGATCAGCAAGCAGTTCTTTGCCGGGGTCAACGACACCACGGCATTCATCTTCGCCCTGATGGCATTCGCCGCCGGCTTTATCGTGCGGCCTTTCGGCGCACTGGTGTTCGGACGGCTGGGAGACATGATCGGACGCAAATACACCTTCCTGGCCACCATCGTGCTCATGGGCCTGGCGACGTTCTGCGTCGGCCTGTTGCCCAACTACGCCAGCATCGGCATTGCCGCGCCCATCATCCTGGTGGTGCTGCGCATGCTTCAGGGCCTGGCCCTGGGTGGTGAGTACGGCGGCGCCGCCACCTACGTCGCCGAACACGCGCCGATGGGCAAGCGCGGCTTCCACACCAGCTGGATTCAGTCCACTGCCACCCTCGGGCTGCTGCTCTCGCTGCTGGTGGTACTGGGCTGTCGTTATTTCACGGGCGATCAGTTCGAAGTCTGGGGCTGGCGCATTCCGTTTCTGCTGTCGATCGTGTTGCTGGGCATCTCCACCTGGATTCGCCTGAGCCTGCACGAATCGCCGTCCTTCTTGAAAATGAAAGAAGAAGGCAAGTGCTGCAAGGCGCCGATCCGCGAATCCTTTGGTAAGTGGGAAAACCTCAAGGTGGTGCTGATCGCCCTGTTCAGCATCAACGCCGGGCAAGCGGTGACCTTCTACGCCGCGCAGTTCTACGTGCTGTTTTTCCTCACCCAGTTCCTGAAGATGGATCCGGCCCTGGCCAACAGCCTGCTGATCGTCAGCGTGGTCATCGGCGCCCCGTTCTTCATCTTTTTTGGCTGGCTGTCGGACAAAGTCGGGCGCAAACCGGTGCTGATGATTGGCCTGTTGCTGGCAACGGCATTGTACTTTCCGATCTTCAAGACACTGGCCCACTACGCCAACCCGGCCATCGACCTGGCGAGCCGTCAGGCGCCGATCACTGTGATCGCCGATCCGGCCACATGCACCTTCCAGTTCGACCCGGTGGGCAAGGCGCGCTTCGATAGCCCATGCGACAAGGTCAAGACCTTCCTGGTCAAGCAAGGCCTGCCCTACAGCAGTGTCGCGGCGCCGGCCGGCAGTGATGTGCAGGTCAGCGTCGGAGATGTGAAGCTTGAAGGCTACGACGAAGCCGCCCTGCGCGGCGCAGTGACCCTGGCGGGCTACCCGCAACAGGCCGATGCCCAGCAGATCAACCGGCCGATGATCGTGGCGCTGATCGTGGCGCTGATCATCATTTCAGCCATGTGCTACGGGCCACTGGCGGCACTGATGGTCGAACTGTTTCCGACCCGCATCCGCTACACCTCCATGTCCCTGCCCTACCACATCGGCAACGGCTGGTTCGGCGGTTTCCTGCCCACCGTGTCGTTTGCCCTGGTGGTTTACACCGGGGACATTTTCTACGGGCTGTGGTATCCGGTGGTGATCACCGGGGTGAGCCTGGTGGTGGGCATGATTTGCCTGCGGGAAACCCGGAATGTGGACCTGGATAAAAACTGA
- a CDS encoding transposase codes for MTILTSQTVVGIDIAKAEVVVYRYDLQTTDTIKNDRTSLKRWLKTLPAQSALAVEATNIYHLDTVELAHAMGHQVYVVDAYRVSNYRRGIGQRAKNDPCDARLLARYLTNEQHELRLWSPPPKAYTTLKSLLHRRATLVKNHTGLMLSWHDEPLLKKTLATQQKAFEQAIQAIQKLLRKVSKEAGIEANIGRCKAIEGVGELVATGLATSFMRGDFADSDAFIAFLGMDLRVDDSGKKKGQRHLTKKGDSEIRRLAHIAAMTARRSPRWKPFYESYLARGFSKTQALVVLARKLCRVAFALMKNQSEYQPTPMLQGCPAT; via the coding sequence ATGACAATCCTTACCTCGCAGACGGTTGTTGGTATTGATATAGCCAAGGCCGAAGTTGTTGTTTATCGCTATGACCTGCAAACCACTGACACCATCAAGAATGACCGAACATCCCTCAAACGCTGGCTTAAAACGTTGCCCGCCCAAAGTGCTCTAGCCGTCGAAGCAACCAACATCTACCACCTGGACACCGTCGAGCTGGCTCATGCGATGGGGCATCAGGTCTATGTCGTGGATGCTTATCGGGTGAGCAATTATCGTCGCGGCATCGGCCAGCGGGCTAAGAACGATCCTTGTGATGCTCGTCTGCTGGCGCGGTATTTAACCAATGAACAGCACGAGTTGCGGCTCTGGAGCCCGCCACCGAAAGCCTACACGACGTTAAAAAGCCTGCTTCATAGGCGTGCGACGCTGGTCAAGAACCATACCGGCCTGATGTTGAGCTGGCACGATGAGCCTCTGTTAAAAAAAACGCTGGCCACTCAGCAAAAGGCGTTCGAACAGGCGATTCAGGCCATTCAGAAGTTGCTACGAAAAGTCAGCAAAGAAGCGGGAATTGAGGCGAATATCGGCCGCTGCAAAGCCATCGAGGGCGTTGGTGAACTGGTCGCTACTGGATTGGCGACGAGTTTCATGCGAGGTGATTTTGCGGACAGCGATGCATTTATCGCGTTTTTGGGGATGGACTTGAGGGTCGATGACTCCGGAAAAAAGAAGGGTCAACGGCACCTCACCAAGAAGGGCGATTCAGAGATACGCCGATTGGCTCATATCGCTGCAATGACAGCACGCCGCTCGCCTAGATGGAAGCCGTTCTACGAGTCATACCTGGCGAGAGGTTTCTCAAAAACCCAGGCATTGGTGGTGCTGGCCCGAAAGTTATGCCGGGTGGCATTTGCTTTGATGAAAAATCAGAGCGAGTACCAGCCGACACCTATGTTGCAGGGTTGCCCTGCAACATAG
- a CDS encoding GMC family oxidoreductase, with amino-acid sequence MQPVVDEYDYVIVGAGPAGCLLANRLCANAQHRVLLLEAGGRDNYPWIHIPVGYLFCIGNPRTDWCFKTEAQPGLQGRALSYPRGKVLGGCSSINGMIYMRGQAADYDSWAAEGNPGWAWKDVLPLFRQSENHFAGDSEFHGAAGEWRVERQRLSWPILDAFRTAAEQSGIPSVDDFNGGDNEGCGYFQVNQKAGVRWNAAKAFLKPVRQRPNLTVMTDVEVDRVLLRDNRAHAVSARWQSKSMTFKARKEIVLCAGAVGSPGILQRSGIGPRNLLQRLGIGVVHELPGVGGNLQDHLQLRLIYQLENARTLNQIAGTWWGKMGMGLRYLYDRSGPLSMAPSQLGAFARSGPEQASANLEYHVQPLSLERFGEPLHSFPAFTASVCDLRPQSRGRVDIRSADPHEAPLIQPNYLSHPEDLRVAADAIRLTRRIVAAPALSAFKPVEYLPGPSLQTEEELHQAAARIGTTIFHPVGTCRMGQDRDAVVDAQLWVHGVNGLRVADASIMPRITSGNTCSPTLMIAEKAAQMMLEADIRSTSPQKDPVTA; translated from the coding sequence ATGCAACCTGTCGTCGATGAATACGATTACGTGATCGTGGGCGCCGGCCCTGCCGGATGCCTGCTGGCCAACCGGCTTTGCGCCAACGCGCAACACCGGGTGTTGTTGCTTGAGGCGGGCGGGCGCGACAACTATCCGTGGATTCACATCCCGGTCGGCTACCTGTTCTGCATCGGCAACCCGCGCACCGACTGGTGCTTCAAGACCGAGGCGCAACCGGGTCTGCAAGGACGCGCACTGAGTTACCCACGGGGCAAGGTGCTGGGCGGGTGCTCCTCCATCAACGGCATGATCTACATGCGCGGCCAGGCCGCGGATTACGACAGCTGGGCCGCCGAGGGCAATCCTGGCTGGGCCTGGAAAGACGTGCTGCCGTTGTTCAGACAAAGCGAAAACCACTTTGCCGGAGACTCCGAGTTCCATGGCGCCGCCGGGGAATGGCGGGTCGAACGCCAGCGCCTGTCATGGCCAATTCTCGATGCGTTTCGCACCGCTGCCGAACAGAGCGGCATCCCCAGCGTCGACGACTTCAACGGCGGCGACAACGAAGGCTGCGGCTACTTCCAGGTCAACCAGAAAGCCGGGGTGCGCTGGAACGCGGCCAAGGCCTTCCTCAAACCGGTTCGCCAGCGCCCCAACCTCACGGTAATGACCGACGTTGAAGTCGACCGCGTGCTGTTGCGTGACAACCGGGCCCACGCCGTCAGCGCCCGCTGGCAAAGCAAAAGCATGACTTTCAAGGCGCGCAAGGAAATCGTGCTGTGCGCTGGCGCTGTAGGCTCGCCGGGTATTTTGCAGCGCTCGGGGATCGGTCCGCGCAACCTGTTGCAACGTCTGGGCATAGGCGTGGTTCATGAGCTGCCCGGCGTGGGCGGTAACTTGCAGGATCACTTGCAACTGCGGCTGATCTACCAGTTGGAAAACGCCCGTACCCTGAACCAGATCGCCGGCACTTGGTGGGGCAAGATGGGCATGGGGCTGCGCTACCTCTATGATCGCAGCGGCCCGCTGTCCATGGCCCCCAGCCAACTCGGTGCGTTCGCCCGCTCGGGGCCGGAACAGGCCTCGGCCAACCTCGAGTACCACGTGCAGCCGTTGTCGCTGGAACGCTTTGGCGAACCACTGCACAGCTTCCCGGCGTTCACTGCGTCGGTCTGTGACTTGCGTCCGCAAAGCCGTGGTCGGGTAGACATTCGCTCGGCCGACCCGCACGAGGCGCCGCTGATCCAGCCCAATTACCTGAGCCATCCCGAAGACTTGCGGGTCGCCGCCGACGCCATCCGCCTGACCCGACGCATCGTTGCCGCCCCGGCGTTGAGCGCCTTCAAGCCGGTGGAATACCTGCCGGGACCAAGCCTGCAAACCGAGGAAGAACTGCACCAGGCCGCCGCCCGTATAGGCACGACGATTTTCCACCCGGTGGGCACCTGCCGCATGGGCCAGGACCGTGACGCGGTGGTGGATGCACAACTGTGGGTCCACGGCGTCAACGGCCTGCGCGTCGCCGACGCCTCGATCATGCCGCGCATCACCTCGGGCAACACCTGCTCGCCGACGCTGATGATTGCCGAGAAGGCCGCACAGATGATGCTTGAAGCGGACATCCGCAGCACCTCGCCCCAAAAAGACCCTGTCACGGCCTGA
- a CDS encoding LysR family transcriptional regulator encodes MFDWNDLRYFLELQRSGRLLTAARRLNTTHATVARHIEAIEKSLGTALFVQHAQGYELTPAGESLLKHAEAMENVALLAQEDITQSSAPLGKIRVGVTEGLGIMFLASRMEGLFQRYPGLEVELVAVPRFVSILNREAEISIHLERPVADLLVTRKLTDYSLALYASQAYLDRSPPLRSREDLARHAWIGYVDDLLFSQELMFLNSFCRNPQVVFHSTSVIAQQQAARSGLGIAVLPCYMASSDPALVPLLPDETIRRSYWISTRRELHKSVRLRVLWDYVVQLCEREQGLLLP; translated from the coding sequence ATGTTTGACTGGAATGACCTGCGCTACTTTCTGGAACTGCAACGCAGCGGTCGTTTGCTCACGGCTGCACGACGCCTGAACACCACCCATGCCACGGTGGCCCGGCACATCGAAGCCATCGAGAAAAGCCTGGGCACCGCGCTGTTTGTCCAGCATGCCCAAGGCTATGAACTGACCCCTGCTGGCGAATCGTTGCTCAAACACGCCGAAGCCATGGAAAACGTGGCGCTGCTGGCTCAGGAGGACATCACCCAGTCCAGCGCGCCCTTGGGCAAGATCCGCGTGGGGGTGACGGAAGGGTTGGGCATCATGTTTTTAGCCAGCCGCATGGAGGGTCTGTTCCAGCGTTATCCGGGGCTGGAAGTGGAGTTGGTGGCGGTGCCGCGTTTTGTCAGCATCCTCAACCGCGAAGCGGAAATCAGCATTCACCTCGAACGCCCGGTGGCCGACCTGCTGGTGACCCGAAAACTGACCGACTACAGCCTGGCGCTCTACGCCAGCCAAGCCTATCTGGACCGTTCGCCACCGTTGCGCAGTCGCGAGGACCTGGCCCGCCATGCCTGGATCGGCTACGTCGATGACCTGCTGTTCAGCCAGGAGCTGATGTTTCTCAACAGCTTTTGTCGTAACCCTCAGGTGGTGTTCCACAGCACCAGCGTCATCGCCCAGCAACAGGCTGCCCGCTCGGGATTGGGGATCGCCGTACTGCCTTGCTACATGGCCAGCAGCGACCCGGCCCTGGTCCCATTGCTGCCGGATGAAACCATCCGCCGCAGTTACTGGATCAGCACTCGCCGCGAACTGCACAAGTCCGTGCGCCTGCGGGTGCTCTGGGATTACGTGGTGCAGTTGTGCGAGCGCGAGCAGGGGTTGCTGCTGCCCTGA